The DNA sequence ATGAACATGCGCGCCTCCATACAAATAAAACGGCCCGCTCAGCTATGGCGCCAAAGCGGGCTTCCTCTCGCTTTAGCTGGATTTGTATAGCGCCCGCAAGCTGAACTCAAATCGGCGCTGTTCCGTCCCATGATACGACTCTCGCCGGAGATGTCAAGAGCATCGCCGGCAAGCTTTCGCCGCGTCGCGCGGAAGCGGCGGCCGCGGCCGCTACTTCACAAGCGTCATGCGGGTCCACGCCGAGCGGCCGGCGGACCGCGCGCAGCACGAGTAGATGCCCGCAGGCAGAACGCGGCCGAGATCGTCGCGGCCCTCCCAGACCACCTCGTGGCGGCCGGCCGCGTACCACCCCGCGGCCAGTTCGCGCACGCTGCTGCCGGCCAGGTCGTAGACGGTCAGGCGCACCGGGCCCGCCTCGCGCAGCGAGAAGACAACGGTCGTGCGGGGGTTGAACGGGTTCGGGTGGTTGCCGAGCAGCCGCAGGTCCGCGGCGGCGGGCTGCGCGTTGCCGGCGCCGACCACGAAGCTAGGGGCCGAGGCGAGATCGCCGCGACCGGCATTGTAGGTAGCGATGATGTTGATGTGGACATCCTGGCGCGCGTACCCGCCAGCCGGATCGTAGCCGTAGATGTCGTCGTCCACCTGGACGTCATAGACGAAGAGACGCTCGCCGCCTGCCGACGCAGGCGCCCAGGCCAGGCCGGCGGCCCCGACGTCGATGCCGTCCGGGCCGGGCACCATGTCCCGGTTCAGCAGGGTCAGCTCGCCGGTCGCAGCGTCGAGCCGGTAGAGTTCGTTCCAGTACGCGAACACCAGGTCGCCCGAGCCGGTTTCGGTCAGGTCGCACAAGTCCGTCACGTCATACGGCTCTC is a window from the bacterium genome containing:
- a CDS encoding FlgD immunoglobulin-like domain containing protein, with the protein product METPSPICYHLNNTLISCEFGCLQGGVMKVACIAWVFVALITLNAATGGAEIWGVKSHDPVSGPPSTLFHFPEDGGQLTIVGVVNRAGTAIDVDGLTVNAAQQLFGFEIAGGAAGSRLLSISMADASATIIGPFLEGRDIRGAAITAGGLCLALDATADDLLTIDLQTGLAVGPGTALLLDGEPYDVTDLCDLTETGSGDLVFAYWNELYRLDAATGELTLLNRDMVPGPDGIDVGAAGLAWAPASAGGERLFVYDVQVDDDIYGYDPAGGYARQDVHINIIATYNAGRGDLASAPSFVVGAGNAQPAAADLRLLGNHPNPFNPRTTVVFSLREAGPVRLTVYDLAGSSVRELAAGWYAAGRHEVVWEGRDDLGRVLPAGIYSCCARSAGRSAWTRMTLVK